ggcctacaataacttctaacaaaacaaaaccagGCTTCTATTTCCAACAGTCATTATTAATACTATTTAAaaccaactttttttttctttatatagTAGGCTTTGCAAACTATATTTTCCAGATCTTTCCTTTTCGTATAGAGTTTACAGGCATCTAAGGACTTTAAAGAATCCCTGCAGCTCACTAAAAACGTGCTTAGAGGTCAAACAGTTCGTTAAttatttaataattaataataattagctGCCTTTAAAGGGCGCTGAGTGGGTCTTTATGGACTTGTGGCCTTAAATACCCACTGTACATGATGTCCGCGCACTCAATCTCTCTGCGTAATGATTTTCTAATGCGCTCACAAGGTTAACGAGCGAATCACAGAGCTAAACGTTAACTCTAAATGCACACTATGACCATATTAAATAACCCCGAGGGAGAAAAGGGTAACTTTCAGTGACAGCAGAGGTTAAGAAACTATTTACAAAGGCAAAAAATATATTCAGCCTGTTTAATGGCATGCGTATTGCTGTGCGTAAAATCTGGGCCCTGCGCTATCATTTCGTCATTAACATGAAATCTGCTGCAGTATTTATTTCCGACACACCGACCTTAGCAGCGCTGTACCTCGCCCCTTGGGCATACGGCAAGCCCGGAACAGGTGCAAGTAGCCAACACCGCTTTGCAGGGAAGATGGTATCGCTGTCCAGCCCTCAGTTCGAGTCTCCGCTATTGCTGGGAAGTTAATACCTCACCGACCGGAACGAACTCACAGGTTTCGTATTAAATCCGCCCAGCTCCAGTTATACACTAAACGATGACTGTGTAACCTCTGTAGATCCAGATGGCTGCTCCTTCAGGTTTTAGTCAAACTAATTTACCCCCACGTAGGCTATCTTACCCCTGTGACACCCGTTTCAATGTGTTGCTGTTGAGCTGTTATTAATAGCAATAGGCCTAAGTTGTTGGCAGGAGCCATGTTATGAGATGTTCAAGTTGCTTAAAGcaaaatacatgtaggcctattttcatcAAACATGAACATATAGGCATATAGGCCATATGCACTGATCTTCAACATAATTtcacaagaaaaaaaatgtggccTGGTTTTAATTTCAACACGTAGTCTATATAGACTACATAGACCTGACTGTCTGCATAAACCTCTCATGCATTTTCTATTTTTCTGTGCAACTCAATTAAGCTACACGCAGCCAACAACAAACGCATTTGCATTTCATAttttacgcacacacataacGAGCTCCCATGCTTTGCGAGTCAGATAGCCTGGCTGCCCCACACACGGTGGGGACCTCAAACTGTCCGCCTCAGCGAATCTGGCATCCCTCTTTGATATTGGAGTAGCATAAGCAATTGTAAGAGTACTAATCGATTCTCATAACGCATGCCATCAACTGATTATGTCGTGCACCGCCAAAGGTTATTTGTTTATTCATGTTGCAGTCTTTGACCTTATTTATACTTGGCAGGTTTGGTGAAAAGTGCATAGGTCTATATAGTCTCCTTGCACTGCTGGGGCCACTGATGTTTATGACTGCAGGAAACTCAATACATATAGAGTCAGCTTCAATCACAATCCAGATAATGGAATTTGTCGACAGGCAGACAATCAGTAATCCAGTTATGCCAGAGTCCGTAATTAAACTAATTATGCTCATTATTGCGTTCAAATGAATGTAAACTCCGCCTACTAACACATCTAAAAGCCAGGTGTAGCTTAACAGCTATGACTGGCAGGCGATTCTACCCAATCAGCGCGCGTTTGCTATGACATGAGCTGGGGTCTTCCTGGACCTCGCGACTCTTAGCGCACTTTTCACTTCACGGGAATGTCTTCTTCGGCACACATGACTTCTTTTGACTTGTAGGGGTTCCAGGTCTTCCTGACAAAAAAAAAGTCATGCCAACGAACCCCGTGGTTTAAATTTCTAACCCGTGAGGCAAGGCATCTGTGTAAACATATAAACAGGTAAAGGTGTGCGTCTTCTGCTGGACTTCTCTTGGACACTGCACGCGCGGACTTTTGAGGATGTTTTCCACAGCCGGGAAGCGCTGTTTTACTATTGAGTCGTTAGTTGGCAAAGAGAGCCCGATGACAGCCGAAGAACCCATCCGACCGACAGCTCTCAGCTACACGTCCACGCCGACCGACGGTTTCATGGGTGGCTATCAGCCCCCGGCAAGCAGGTCTCTCTACCCAAATCCAGAGCTCGTGTTCCCGGAGACCGTCAGCCACCCATCCCTCGCCGTGCACCCGCACCAGCTCGGCAGCGCACACCTACAGCACCCGCACTTCTTTAGCACGCAGCATCGCGAGCCGCTCAACTTTTACCCGTGGGTCTTACGCAACAGATTCTTCGGTCACAGATTTCAAGGTATAATGCAATATACATATTATATAAATATGTAATAGCCTATCatcgttgttattattattattatattattataatatttcaGGTATTTCCATTGGTGACTGCCTGTCATGTTGCCCAGGAAGTGTACGTTGTCAATTtcctgttgtgtgtgcatgcagtctcTGCAGACAATTCTATTATTATGtatgagtttattattatcattgttattattattgttattgttattgttattattgttgttaattttattattattattattagtatcattgttattattattattattattattattattattattattattattattattatgtaattaCACAGGAACGAAACCAATTCTGCAATTATCAACGCCAATGTTACaattactgttactgttacaaTAAGGCTACTGTTGCAATAATTTAAATTGTTCTTTTAATTTTGATTATAATTTAATTCTCTTAGGAAATTTTAAGCTGCTTTTGGTTTTGCTGCCGTGCAAAATTTTAGCTGGTTCATATATCTAAAAATGTCTTTGTTCAGAGAAGAGGATTTTATCATGAATTCTGTGACCACGTTCTCCGTTTGGCGCCGGTGGCAACACTTCCGAGGTGGTGGCACTGACTCGACTAGATAGCGGGAATTGTTTCCTTTTGCTAGCTGTAATGAAAATGTACGATTAGCTGTCGCCTCAGGCTCCACTGCCACCAACCAacttgccccccctctctctcacacacacgcacacatggcttCATAGACCCCTGAGCTTAGCTAGTGTGCTGGCCATCTAAAGATATCGACATAAAGGCAGAGGTAGGCAGCTGGTTGTAGTGGTAGTCCTAGAAACATATTGGAATTACAGAACATATGTAAAATATTTTGTATCTTTCCTTGTGAATAATAATTTGATACCTGCCCCCCATACCCAAGTGACCTTAAGGAGGTTGAGTCTGACAGTTTCCTCAGCTAAATAAATATTAAACTGTAGTTATTATTGCAGATTTAAGTAATCCTCATGGATGTGGACAATCTGTAGTTAATAAGACATCAGTCATCGAACTTAAGGCCATTTGGCTTTGCTAAATTTGAAAATCTCTTAACTGACGACTTGCAGCAAGCTCACTACAACCTAAAATtgacctcccaccccaccccatataAATGTAACCTAGGGTTTTTAGAATTTGGTTACTTGGGGACAGGTCTTAGGAGCTGTTATCATATGTGCTTTTATTGCTGATGCGTTGCACTTTGGTTGCATTTGCATTTAACATGCTTATAATTATTTAGCATGTATAGAGCATATTTAAAGAATGAAGACTTTGATATTGAATTGTGAGATTCAAAGCATAGCTGTTCTCACCCTTGTTGAACGTGTCAAGTCCAGGTGTACCTATAGGCTTCAAGCTTGTTCTTGTATTCCGTATTTCCAATTCCAAACGTGGGTCACTGGTAACTTGTTTGTGCCAATCATCTTGATCGATATTTTGGGCTATAACTCAGCCCTGGTCCCTCAATTCTCACCTCAGAGTATAACAGCGTGAATGGAAATGTAACATTCGCTCTGACGCTTGCTGCTTGAACAATAATGCCGCAGCTTCTAGACATTTTACGCATGGTGGCATTTTGTCTATCTACACCAAAACTTAGACAATTGATCTAAACTAAAAAGCAAAATGGATCTTACCAACCGAAACGGTATAATAGTCTATACGTTTGTGAGGCTTTGCAGAATGGGTGGTGAAACATCATCTtaaaccaaataggcctactcaaatagTCTTGCGTGAAGTCTGCAGGCTAGCCTACTCACTAATGACCCGATACATTAGGCTATCAGACAATGGTGTCCAAAATTATTAGCCGTGTGTTATTCAGAAAGACTATTGTGAAACAAGGAAGAAATTGCTGTAGTGAGGGTGTGCTCGGGACTCGGAGGTTCTAGGCCCTCCGACCGCTTCCTGCTTATTCAGTGCAGCAGGAGGTTAATGAGCGCTCGCGGGTTTTTACCGCAGGGCCACCTGATCTCGTGCTGCGTCCGTTTCCACTTGACTGCATCGAAATACCGTGCGCGCATTCTCCAAAGCTGGACGTCCTAATTATTTGTTTTTCTTCCCCCTTTCTTCTTTTCAGGAAACGATGTTTCCCAAGACGCCCTCCTCCTGCACGGGCCGTTCGCGCGGAAGCCCAAACGCATTCGAACGGCATTCTCTCCGTCACAGCTCCTGCGACTCGAGCGAGCTTTCGAGAAGAATCACTACGTGGTTGGAGCAGAGCGAAAACAACTCGCGAACAGCTTGAGCTTGTCAgaaacacaggtaggctacacaACACTTGCAAGCGCGTCtaccaatacaaacaatgttgCATTGCTTATGCCTGCAACATTGTCAACATTGTCTAATGTACTGGACTGAACATATGCACAAATTAGTGTCATTGTAGCGGTCTCTTGTTGATGTGTACCCTGTAAAAAATTATGCCGCCACAACAGGGTCTTtacatttgatgcaaaacattACATTTCCACAGGAAATAATAAGACATCGTTTCTTGTATCGCCATTAATAACGCGATGATAGAGGCCAATAAGAGTTTTATTGACATGTAACTCTTCATTGGCTGTTTAGAGCTACTGGATATTATCGCACATAATTATTGCAGCAGTAGGCTAGTGTTTATTTTCTACGCTTAGAAACACATGGAACATAGGCCCACAATAGTTTTGCGGGAAAACCTACTGGCTAATTTCATTCGCGTCAGTTAAATAGTTTCATTTGACTTTAAAGCATTTGTCTTCATCTCGTGCGCTACAGTGAAATGTGGCCATAGGTCCAGTTATTAGACGGGTTACAATGGGCCTAAATGTAACCTATCtagtacattaggcctacatgtcttaATGGCAAACGTTTTCACTCAAATAGCCTACTTAACAATAATAAACACTAACTCGTGTCAACTCTTCATGCATTGCCAGTTGATGGGTTGCATTTTTTTATCCTCTTGACTGAACGCTTCGGCTAAATAATTCACACCTTGGGCCTGCTAAATTTGAAATATAAGAGCaatacattaggcctactttaaactAGACTCCCTTTGTAGGCTAGTGATAGTCCATTTCAAGGGGTTCTTGAACACTGTGCGCTCAATTATAGGCTTCTGGATTAAGAAATTGGAGTGCTGCGCTTTATGTTGTTGGGCAACATGTTGTGCAATTCATAAGCCTTCCCTGacgaaataaaaaaaactctCACCAAATAATTACATTGCAGATAGGCTATTAACAGCGAGACGCACACACTACCATAAATATACAACACTGATTTACCACAACCAAATTAGTTTCCGGCAGGTcgtgagagaaaagaaaacattagCCGCTTTCTCGGCCACTCAAGTGGATAACCCTGGCATGAACTGCAGAAGGCAGTCAAGTGCAGCATAGAGTGATGTCTTTCAATATGCTACTCAACGCCGAGGAAGGAGGATGTTGTCCACAGGCCACTAGAGTGCATGGCATATTTACAATTAAATAAAGGAATAGACCATTTCAACTTTCCGGGCAAATTGTGGCATTTGCATTGCAGAGGCAACACAGTTTGAATAGCCTACCTCGATTgggtttactgtaggcctaccgctGTTGCAAGAAGGCAAGGATGCCTATGCAAATAATTCTAAGTAATTACGTAAATAACGTCTAAACTGTATGGTTACAGGTGTTTATTTTTTCTACACATGTATCGCTGTGAAtgactacattttttttaaaaagaaagagcaTCGGTGGCTCTTGGAGTTTTCCATTATGTTGCGTAGGAATAGCGTGCGTCATGCTTAAAAAAGTGCATCAACGAAGCTGATGACGCATTGGATGGCGGGTATTGCTCGCTTAATGTCACCTGTATTTTTATGGCTGTATCAAATGTataaaatattgtgatatttgtgagacacttttgcACGTATCAGTGTTAAGAACTCGAAGTTCACGACGTGAAATCATAATTGCACAACGATGGAAGAATTTCAAGCGAAACAAACGGAATATTATTGTAGCTGAAATGTAATTATTCTGATGGTGaagtaaataaatataaaatgtgGTATAAAGGAATCATGAAAAGAAAGTTTACAATCACAAAAATAATTGTTTCTTTCTGGGGGTTACTTTGTACGCATATACGACCTTTTTAAGAACATTTCCAGTGTACTAAAatcaaagaaggaaaaaaatacaCTCATTGAGGACAAGGTTTTAAAAGCCAAGGACCTGGTAGGTTGGGGTGTAAATTCCACACGTCCTGCGTTTGGGCTCTTCTATTTAAAAATACAGAGTACAACAATATAATGTGGTGAACAATATAATTTGAGCAATTTATAAATCTCCCCGTGGTTCCTCATCAGATGAATTTATTGTGGTTCCAGGACTGAATTTAATAACTAATCCGAGGTCCTGGTTCTAGGGTGGTTCCTGGTGAAAGTTCCCTGCGAGGAAAAGGGATATTCAAATTCCCCAATTATGTTCCCCAGCTTAGTTCTTCTGTTACGACTCTCCCCTGCTTAGTTCCTCCGTTATGACTCTGCACCGCTTGGTTCCTCCTCCTCAAGCTACAGTGTAATTCTGGTACCACATTCAATTATTAAATCCAATCCCCCACTTGGTTCCCCCTCAGGTGAAAGTGTGGTTCCAGAACCTCATTCAATAATTAAATGCTGTGGTTCTGTGTTTGTTTCTTGTGCGATTATTCCTCTCTACGGTGTGTGCTGACTCTTCCCCCATGGTTCCCCTCTCCTACAACAGGTCAAAGTGTGGTTCCAGAACCGTCGCACCAAGTACAAGCGCCagaagctggaggaggagggTCCAGAGAACGGCCAGAGGAAGAAGGGGAACCACCACATCAACCGCTGGCGCCTCGCCACCAAACAGACGCCAAACAGCGAGGACATCGACGTCATGTCCGAATCCTAAAGTCCCTCACTGCaacccccccacctcacctcacctcacctctccaatCCCCACTTCCTACCCAGACACAAGACCAACCATGGGCCctatttattatgatgatgtgaAAAAGATTTACTGATTACTTGTATGTAAATGTTTCGTTGTGGACTTAAGAAGGACTGAATGCGTCCATGGAGAGAACTAAGACTTGATTCTTGCTTCAGGCTTGCTCTGAACACCCACACCCAATGACACCTTAATGTGGACATCTCTCTCGTTCATGCTCTTTATACTCTTGACAGACAAGCCCCCACCTTTTCTTTGAGTTCACCATATCATCCCAACTTCTATTTTTTCCACAAATATTCAACAAACGGTCACAACCATTTCTGTGAGTTAAGCACTGCTCCTCTGTTTCTGGTCCACCTGATTTCTTCTTGATCAGACACATTTGTGGGGCTATGTGCCCTTCGATGAACAGGGTGCTGAGAAGATtccagaggaaaaaagaaaaaaaaaacattttctaatCGGGTTTGATGAAATGACCCGCTTCTTGTGGGCACTTACACTCATACACAGTACTATTGTTTTCTTCACAGAACCATGCAAACACCAtccatacattctctctctcaacttctctctctcaatttctctctctctctctctctctctctctctctctctctctctctctctctctcacacacacaaatacacacacacacacatttcctcacaCTCCTGCCCACCCTATATTTGGTGTGTGAGCGTatgaatggaagaaaaaaaatgcagtgcgtgtgtgcatgtgcgggcaGCGTGCACCCTTTCTCAAGTGTGCACTGCACTGGCTGAAGCTGTGTGTTGATTCTGATGGCCATGCAGGCTCCTTGGCTTGGCGTTCATGGACTGTTTATAGACAGCTGGGCCAAGCCAAGGTCAGAGTTGAGAGTTGAGAGCCCGTGTAATCCCGCTCTTTTGTGTGCTTGACCTCCTCTGCTTTGGCACACACAGGAgtcgcagagcagaggagagtttCCCATGGGCAAAGCAATGTGCAGACTTCttttccgctgtgtgtgtgtgtgtgtgtgcgtgttataagATATTACATGACCATGCCGCATGttccacccttgtgtgtgtgaagagaaaagtgtgtgtgtgtgtgtgtgtgtgtgtgtgtgtgtgtgtgtgtgtgtgtgtgtgtgtgtgtgtgtgtgtgtgtgtgttagatgattTATTGCATCACACTGTGTTAAAAGACAGGGTTTGCATGAATGTGTATTGAtaacacgcgtgtgtgtatgcgagtgtgtgcgcacgcgagagtgtgtgtgtgtgtgtgcaagcatgtgtgtgcaaatgtattTCTTTGGTGCATCAACCATCTCTGGTTCTCACACAGTTGAAATATTTGCCAACAAATATCCCAATGAATTTTTCCAGATGAAAAAAagttgtaaaaataaataaagatgttttagAGAGAAAATGGTGCTGAAGTGTCCCgtttgtagtggtgtcaacaataattgattcagcaatgcatcgcattacatcgcaatgcggggcaggacaattcagtaatcgattcggcaaatgcCCTAATCGATGCACATATTTTTTCAAGCTTCAATGACTTCCATGGACATTTCCAGGGCAAAGGAAcgttaaattaaatgaaagtacttcaaagcaAAAACAGCAGGACTTGTACACACAACAGCCactaaaatgttgttcagtatctgacagATTGCCTCATAAATGATGAAAaattgccttgctttcagtagaaatgtaaatgcattgcaatgcatcgtagaatcgaattGATTAGAATAGAATCGTTACCTCTCAAATTGAAATCGAATCAAATTGGAAGGCGGGTGCCAATGCACACCGTTACCCGTTTGTTGATAGTTGTTGTGAAAGGGCAGAATCAAAAGCGTGGCAGAGGCCGGGACAGTTTAATGTGATAATCGTGCCACTTGACGAGTCGGATGAAGTGAACTATTTTTCTAATGGAGGTCTTTTTTTTACATCCACACCCCTCCTACACACctgtgcacgaacgcacacacgcgcacgcacacacacacacactgatatacacacacacaatgttcttcTCTAATGTCGTCTTGTCAAAGGGGCTTGTGAGGAATCCGTGCTAAATGACCCACCAAATGAACTCTACATGTGAAGAGTTGACCGGCGTGACTACTGTTTGACATGCGTTTTCTTTCAGTCACAtggagatggacacacacacatacatacacacacacacacaatctcccaaatgcatagagaaagaaacacacacacacacacacacacacacacacacacacacacacacacacacacacacacacacacacacacacacacacacacaccacatactcaCTCACTGCACAATGAGCATGTCAGACATAAGAAGAGAAGCTGAGGTTTGTTTTGAATATACTGGACACTCTATCCTCAGTGCAGGtgtggaggtacacacacacacacacacacacacacacacacacacacacacacacacacacacacacacacacacacacacacacacacacacacacactctttctctctcacactctctctctctctccgagcaTCATTGTCTTCATTCCACTTGAGTATTGTCTTGTTGTACTAATGACTAATAGAACAAGACATGGAGAGGCATAACAGAAGCAGAGTATgctaaagtgagtgtgtgtgtgcatgcgtgcacgcacacacgcatgcaggaagACATGTCTattacatgtttttttctgtgtgcataaaagtgtgtgtgtatgtgtgtgtgtttgcaaggaagtagacatgtgttttacatgtttttctgCGTgcaccaaggtgtgtgtgtgtgagtgtgtgtgtgtgtgtttgtgtgtgtgcagcatgctgGCAGAGTGCCTAACGAGTTCCACACCTTCACAGCGCTCCACTTAACAAACAATTACTCAGACTACCCCTCTCTATCCCCAGCTGCCAcaatacaccaggggtgggggaggggagaggaggagaggggacgggagaggaggggagagggaagaggggaggagaggtgggagtgGAAAAAAGAGGAAGTGCACTGGTGGGATTCCACGCAAGTGGGGAACGGCACTGTCACAGCACATTAAGCATGGCATTTATTTCCAAAACAATCAAAAAGACAGGGATATATACATATATTATGAGACATTTAATTAAATGGGCTTTAACTGCTATTCTCTACACACTTGCACGAATTCTTCCTTTTGTGTCGGTTTTCACTTGCTCTGCTTCAGGAGAAGAGCTTCACAAGAAGAGTATATATTATGAGACATTTGATTAAATGggctttaaaggggcacaaggtaggatgacgtcgcttgtgcggtgcccgtggcatgcctgtctcaaaatctacactgaaATGCTGTTCAactaaactcgctgtgagaatgtttttcatcgcgGAATGCTAGCAGTTGATACAActctgaatacagtatgtaaatcGATTTTTTGTACGAAAAGTGTTTCCCGTGAAactcgttcggaccgctctgtcaaaaagttgtattcagggttttctgacagcggactgtggaagtggtcgcgagagtcatcgttcacttactaatgactcgcataaccATTGGCCGAcacgggacagtgattaattaaacttttaatcctacctggagcccctttaactgCTGTTCTCTCCACACGTGCACAACGTTCTTTCTTTTGTCAGTTTTCGCTTGCTCTGTTTCAGGAGCAGAGCTTTGCGCGCAGAGCAGAAAACTCTCTGCCATTATCACCAATCTGGCCTGGAAATGTACTGTACATCCCACAAGGCTCTTGCTTCTGTAAGGGTGTGTTTATATTAACCATTTAGGCATACATGTGTCTTCGGCATTTGGCGAGATGTGCATTGCCTGgatatatgtgtgagagagttgtgtgtgcatgtcaacgtgcgtgtgcgtgtgtctctgtgtgtgtgtgtgtggtggtggttgggggtggggggtatgtgtgtgagagagagcgagcatagagtgtgtctctgtgtgtgtgtagggggggggtgtatatctcagggtgtgtgtgtcgtgtgtgtgtgtgttggtctgtgagagggctgtgtgtgcatgggtgtatgtctccaagtgtgtgtgtgtgtgtgtgtgtgtgtgtgtgtgtgtgtgtgtgtgtgtgtatgggtgtatgtctacaagtgtgtgtgtgtgtgtgtgtgtgtgtgtgtgtgtgtgtgtgtgtgtgtgtgtgtgtgtgtgtatggtgcggTCCTGGACTCTGCTGAGCGTGTAGCCTCATGCCTTGTTCCACGCCACTGCAGATGACCGTGACATGTTACCATGCCGACGGGCCAAAATAAACAGCTGGGGCGGGAAAGTGATGCTGATTATGATAAGACACATTTTGCAgaagcacaggaacacacacacacacacacacacacacacacaaacacacagataatgaTTACCACAATACTTGTTCCCCAAAAAGCACAAGTGATCAATTCCAAATTAGTTCAAAACACTAATCCGTGATGAAAACTATTGTATTTTATCTACGTGATATGATAGCCTATGTCTTGgactcacacacaaaaatatttttGTATTACTACCCGGAGTATGAGTCTGATGATCACAGTAATAGACACACTGGCAAAAGGGGAATGGAGATAAAAGGCAAGGTCAAAATAATAGAAATAGTTACTGTAATTTATTTGTTAGATTAATAAAAAATACATGTAAACACTGATATGTTTGTCTCCAGGCAAAAAAAGAATCTCCATATCACATAAGAAAAAGGATAGAAAAGGCCATGAACTTTAGGCTCTCATCCTTTTGACAAGACGTGATTATAGCGATACAAACATCTACCGAGGGGTAGTGGACATATTAAAATGGGCTCAGATCGGcagctgctttgtgtgtgtgtgtgtgtgtgtgtgtgtgtgtgtgtgtgtgtgtgtgtgtgtgtgtgtgtgtgtgtgtgcttgcgtgtgcgtgcgtgcgtgtgtgtgtgtctgtgtgtctgtgtgtgtaaaagttCTCATTGGTATATTGATGATTAGGGAATGTCTCTTGACCACAGgcgtagattattattatttagtgtgTACACTTGTGTTTGCCTATGCATATGCGTGTATTAGTACATAGATATTGATTGATATTGCATCTGTGCTTCTGAAGTTTACGTAACTCTTCCCTTATTAGGTGTGGGAGGGATTCTTGACTGAAGTAATGCCGGTCAGTGGTTGGTTAAAGACCCTTGTTATAGGTCATGACCTCACAGTCTGTCATTGCTGCGATTTCTGGTTCAAGCAGAGACACATGGatctgagaatgagagagaaacacacacacacaaatacccaagAATGAgtaatatttccaaacacaaatGCTTAAAGTGAACTCATAAATGCTAATATACTGTAGCAGTAGCAGTATATGTCTAACTTGGGATACAATTGCTACAAGCTGCCATAAGTTACTTTGTATTTTGTACACACTGACACAAGCTGTAGAATACGGCCTCATATTTTGTACACATTGAAACAACAAAAAATGCTACTTTATTATTGTGTACACATTGAAACTAGCTacaaaaacattattttgcaAATAGTTTGTAAACATTGTTTCTCTAAGATGGTATCCCTGCTGAAGGCACAAAATATCGCTAAGTACTGTATTAAAGTACAAAAATAAAGCTGAAATGACGGAGGGAGCGAGCaggttattttgaaaagacatttctttttcctcctctctctgcctcacagcCATTTCATAGTTCCTGGGCGCCGCGCGCATATGAAACGCGCCGGCTGGTGGGACTCCAAGCCAGACCTGAGATGTGCAATATTTTCTCCACAAACAGATGGCGGAGTGAGTAAGtgcgtgagtaagtgtgtgtgtgtgagagtgaatgtatgggcgcgtgtgcatgcaagcgagcaagcgcaagagagagagaca
This is a stretch of genomic DNA from Engraulis encrasicolus isolate BLACKSEA-1 chromosome 19, IST_EnEncr_1.0, whole genome shotgun sequence. It encodes these proteins:
- the emx1 gene encoding homeobox protein EMX1 produces the protein MFSTAGKRCFTIESLVGKESPMTAEEPIRPTALSYTSTPTDGFMGGYQPPASRSLYPNPELVFPETVSHPSLAVHPHQLGSAHLQHPHFFSTQHREPLNFYPWVLRNRFFGHRFQGNDVSQDALLLHGPFARKPKRIRTAFSPSQLLRLERAFEKNHYVVGAERKQLANSLSLSETQVKVWFQNRRTKYKRQKLEEEGPENGQRKKGNHHINRWRLATKQTPNSEDIDVMSES